A window of the Hemiscyllium ocellatum isolate sHemOce1 unplaced genomic scaffold, sHemOce1.pat.X.cur. scaffold_1940_pat_ctg1, whole genome shotgun sequence genome harbors these coding sequences:
- the LOC132810806 gene encoding zinc finger protein 239-like, which produces MGKPWKCGDCGKGFPSPSVLEIHRRVHSGEKPFICSVCGKGFTNSSNLRAHQWVHTGEKPFTCLVCRKGFTHSSALLTHQRVHTGERPFGCSECGKAFRRVSNLRKHERVHMGERPFTCPECGKGFIDSSSLLNHQRIHTGERPFTCSVCGKGFNHMSNLRQHKRVHTGERPFTCPECGKGFTNSSHLLTHQRIHTGERPFTCSKCRKGFTCSSDLQRHQRVHVPSQGN; this is translated from the coding sequence AtggggaaaccgtggaaatgtggggactgtgggaaaggattcccttCCCCCTCAGTGCTGGAAATTCACAGACGTGTTCACAGCGGGGAGAAGCCGTTcatctgctcagtgtgtgggaagggattcacaaaTTCTTCCAACCTGCGGgcgcaccagtgggtccacacgggAGAGAAGCCCTTCACCTGCTTGGTGTGCAGGAAGGGGTTCACGCATTCATCtgcactgctgacccaccagcgggtccacactggggagaggccgttcggttgctcagagtgcgggaaggctttCCGTCGTGTGAGCAACTTGAGGAAGCACGAGCGGGTCCACATGGGGgaaaggccattcacctgccccgagtgtgggaagggattcattgattcttccagcttgctgaaccaccagcggatccacacaggggaaaggccattcacctgctctgtgtgcgGGAAAGGATTCAATCATATGAGCAATTTGCGGCAGCAtaagcgggtccacactggggagaggccattcacctgccccgagtgtgggaagggatttaccaactcttcccacctgctgacccaccagcggatccacactggggagaggccattcacctgctccaagtgcaggaagggcttcacctgctcctctgaCCTCCAGAGACATCaacgagttcacgtgccatcacAGGGAAATTGA